The genomic window cggccgccccCGCAAGAACCCCCCGCCGCCCCCCAGCCACCCGCGCCCTCCGGATCCCAACGCCCCTAGGGTCGGCGGCTTCGCCCCCGGCGACATGGTCTGGGGCAAGAAGCTCACCCACGCCGCATGGCCGGGCCTCGTCTACTCCGCCGGCGGCAACGGCACCGGCCACGAGGGCCAGCTCCTCGTCTCCTACTTCGGCGACAAGGCCTTCGCCTGGTGCGACGCCGCCGAGCTCAGGCCCTACGAGCCCTACTTCCCCGTCGCCGAGCTCtacgacgacggcggcgaggacTTCGACGCCGCGCTCGAAGCCTCCCTCGACGAGTTCTCCCGCCGCGTCGAGGACGCCCTCGCCACCGACCACTCCATGGCCCAGCGCCCCTTTCTTCCCACCGATTTCATCGCATTGCTCCGCGATCTGGCCGCCGATCGCATGGGATTCACCAACAGGGTCCAGGCCGCCGTTGCAAAGGCGCATGTCAGAGCCTTCGATAAGTTCAGGGCTCTGCCGGACCCGCCTCAGTACACCTTGGAGCTCGGCTTGCTCAATGATGCCCCCGACATCATGCCCAAACCTAAAGCCAGGGATGCCTCCTTCAACTGCAACTCAGCTTCCACCCCATCCAGgagggggaggaagaggaaggaggaagtcATCAAGGACGACTCCGATGAGGACTGGGACCCCAGAAAGAAGGGGGGCACTGACTCCGATTCCGATGTGGATTTCGACCGCAGGATGGGCTCCAGAGGAAGGGGCAGTGGTGCGCTGCGTGGGAGGCCTCGCGGGAGGCCCAGGAAAACTGATGCCCGGATGGATGCACAGctcaaggatgaggagatggaCGAGAAAATGGAGTACCCATCAGCCGCTCAGATGTTGCTCCAGCTTTCATCACTTGCTGCTGATCCTGTATATGGTAACTATGACTCTGTTCCTGTGATTGTTAGCTTCTTCTCAAAGTACAAGGACTCGGAAGCGCCTAGTGTATACGAAGATAAAGAGCTGCTGGAGATCTTTGGTACCAAGAAGGGTAGGAAAAAGTCGATCGGAACCTTGTGCACAGCCACAAAGGCAGAAGCTTACGATGACAATGAACAATTGGTGACTGCGGATGGTCAGAGGGGCCGGAGAAAGTCTGCGGGGAGCTTGTACTCAGCTAGAAAGGCGGAAGATTCGTATTGGTGCAATATCATCATCAGCGATTTTGATGATGGAGATAGTGATTACGAAGGCCACAAAAGGAAGCGGGCGTCTCAGAACAGGAGTGGCAATAAGAAGATGAAGCAAGAGGAGCCACCTCAAGGTGGGGCCTCTACTGATCCTCCTTCAGATGAGAAACCGGCAGATGGTCCGGCAGCTTTGATCTTACATTTTAGTAGTCCAGAAGCTATTCCTTCTGTGGATGACATCAATAGCATATTCCGCATACATGGACCTATCATGGAGTGTGAGACCGAGATCACTAAGAagtcaaaaattgcaaaagttGTTTTTTCCAAGCGTGCTGACGCAGAACGGGCATTTAACAGTTCAGGAAGGTATAATGCGTTTGGTCCATCGCTTCTGAACTATGAAATTAAATACTTGCCATCCGCGCCCTAGGTTTCTTAAGTGCTGCAGTCTAAACTGGGTATGCTGCCATTCAGAGGTACATACACCCCAACCGTTTCCAACCATATTTCCTGATTCACTTACCCTTGCTAATTTATTCCACCCTTTATCAAAATTTCATATTCTGGATTCAGGAAATGCACCATGAAGATTGGAGCAAGGGAGCATGAGTTCATGCCACTGACTTAGAGCTAGGACAGCTCACTGACCAGGTCACATTAGTCACTGAGTTGGGTGAGCAAATTTTAGGCTTTCTCTGGTTACATGCGTCTGGACGTCTGGCTGTGTACTTGGTATTGGAGTTAGTTTATTCTAGCATGTTAGCAACTTATCCTTTTTGTATTTCCTAGTAATTGCACAGCTGTGGATCTTTATGTTATGTTGTTTTTCAGCTCATGCTTCCTCTTTTAGCTCCTAGTGAACTTTAAGCCCCTATAGAATGTGGTGTTTTATGTGTTTTAGTAATGGCTATTTCAAGGAAGTCGTAGAATCTGAgtattgcagcgcttaaataaTAGTTTGCTTAGGcatacaatttatttaattatgccAAGGCTAGTAAAGTAGTTATGGAATTTCCATGAAATTCGTCGGAATTTGTTTAGTCTTTTTTTAATCTAATGCTCTGTTTGCACTACCTTTGAGCTTTGGTTCTTATGAACCCACTGGGTGTCACTTTGGCCAATTTaatacatatgcttgaatttggCTTTGTTCTTTTGGGGCTATTTCTTGTCATGTGTGTTAACTGCGGTGGAACTTTCCAATTTGCTATGCATTACGGACTTGTGTACTCGAGTGATCCATGTGGTTCAGTTACATCATGGTGGGATTGGTTTTGAATTTGATTACAGCAATATTAATACTACAGACTTATTCTAGCAAGCATTGTATACAATCATCTCTGTTCGACCCAATGTTGTATACCCAGCATCGTGATATGTTGTCCTAGTGATTGGCACTCTGTCGAGGCACAAAGTCAGAAGGCACTGGTAAAGACGTTTGGTATGTCTGAAAAGATGAGGAATTCGAAGGCAAGAGTCAGTTTTGTCGGTGTTCTGTTTTTGTAAGTGTTTTATTTAAGTTGCTTTTAGAACAAAGGAGGCCGGTAGGAATCTCCTGCAGTTTCTACAAAATCCGTCTGGATTAGGGGGAACGTGGGCAGGTAGGAATAGGGTAGGCATAAGAGGAGGCCAGGGCGAAGTCAGATCGGGTTCTCGATGCATTTCTTCTGTAAATTCGGCAGCGAAGCAATGGCGCTGGGCTCGCTCAATGATGCATGCGTAATGCGTTGCGTGGTTTGACCCAAACAAAGTAGAGCGAAATATATCGATGGATCATATTCATGGTACCAAGAGTGcaggaagtttttttttttaaacgtcGGTCCCCTTCCTGGAGGCAGGAAGGCTTCTTTGGAGCCTTGACGGGGCATGCATCCTGCGCAGCCCCCTGGCTCAAACGCGGGAGGGCCTCCGTCACTGCCAGCCGAGCTAACGCTCGGATGCAAGCAATGCCGCGTAAACAACTGCTTGTCATCATCAACCATTTCACTAGACTGGAGCAGTACAGCAACAACGGGAAGTTTATTCAAAGTGTTGTATAAAATAATCGATGATGCTGGTGTTACATCAGGGAGGGAGTCCAGGATAGCTTAGGTACAAAACAAACTACACATCGCCCTCCTCTTTAGACGACGATAGCAAAACCAAACCCAAGACCAATTAATAATAGTAATAGAAAACTGTTTCCACTAATCATGTCATGTCATGCTAGTACTATATCTATGTGGATACGATTATCCCCAATGAATAGATCGATCTCACAGGAAGGAAGGAAGAATACAAGTATTATTGGCCCTCACTAGCTCATCGATCGCTGAGTCAAAGATTAGGGTTCCTTGGTCCTAACTGCCGCAGCTTTCATTGCTTGGTGCGCTTTTTAGCTTCACTGTAAAGAATCACCCCTATGACAGTCAGCGTGTAACCGAGCATCCCAGTTACAGAGACAGGGTTCCTGAATATCAGAATTGAGATCACAACTGCAACGGCACCTTTTGCGTTGCCCAGGACCTGCAAAAAGACCACAATTATCATGCTCTCTGACCATCAATTCCGCATGTATTTCCTAACGAAACTAAGGTGAATATGGTGTGTCACAGGAAGCAGCCACATTGAAACACATCGAAACCCATCCTCAGTCAGATGAACTGAAATCCTGGTAAACTAATCATCTCAGGTACATTATACGCCAGAACTAGCTATCTGCTATCAGTATGTTACTCAAGCACATTATTCGCTAACGACTTTATGTGTTATCTATTATTCACTAACCATTGTTGCTTGTTATATACTATTCACTAACTAAGCACTGTTGTTTGCTATCCATTATTCACTACCACTGTTGCGTGTTATCTATTATTCACTAACTAACCACTGTTGCGTGTTATCTATTATTCACTAACTAACCACTGTTGCTTGTTATCTATTatcattgagacactaacaactGTTGCTTGTTATCTATTATTGACCTCTATCAAAGGAGAGTGTTGCTTGTTGTCTGAGGTCAACATCATCAGATACAAATTTTCCTAGGCCGAATCATGTGGAAGCATTATTTGCAAATAGCTGCTTAGTTGGAGAAGCTAGTTCGTTACAGAGATTCCACGGAGCAGCAATTTATTTGTTCAACTTTATACTGTCAGTCTCACCAATCTAATGACCATGGCATGATTTCACGGTCGTAGATTGCTCAGTGCAAATTTTCATTCTCGACAATGGGGCACATGAAAAGTAAAGCATCTTTAACGAAAGGAAATCCCCCATGTTGAGCGAAGAAAGTTGCTAACTTAGTAGTAACTTCTTGAGGACTGAGATAGCATGGCATACCTGTAGGGTCAACGCACTAGTGTGCTTTGTCACCAAGAAATTGGTCAAATTCACGAAGTACGCCAGGGAAGAGTTGAACAACAGGTACCAAATTATGTTGAAGTCCTTTTTGGCCAGTTCCATAGTAACGGCAACAACATTATCCTCCATGAAGATAGTAGcaggaaccaaaagaataacAGCAATTGGTGCCATGTACATGAGCAGGTTCATGGAATTAATCTTCTCCCTGCGAGTTGACAGATGAAACTAGATTCAATAAGACACAAGTTTGGAAGAGGCAAGCAAGCCATTGGACAGAAGCCAAACAAGGTGGATTACCCGTCAGAAGACATAAGAATCCCTTGCAAGACTGTCTTCAATGCTCTTGCAGCAGTTGCTCCAACGCACATGACGAATCCAAAGAGATGAAAGCTCGGTTCACCCTGCAAGATTATTTAGTCAATAGGATGATCCACTCTTTTCACatatattctttttctttcttataaGAGATTATCAAAGCAAGTAAGAAACACACAGTAACTTGAAACTTGATAAGAATCATAagaaaagattctacatgtatATTGGCAGGTGGGATGCTAAATTGTTGGGGTCGGTGAATGTGATCCTTTGCTTGTCAACTGAAAATTACAACTGAGGAGGTTCAGGGTGGTAGATCACACTACATTGTTCGCTTCTTTATGCACATgtggaaaaaggaaaagcaaCCCAGTTCCGAACGAATTTTGAAATCAGCACAAGAAATGCATTCTCAACGAGAGCCGTGGGCACAGGCGAGGAATGTTGAAAGAAGAGATCCGCGTCCCCGGGAATGAGGGGCGGGGATTGGGGATCTCACTCATCTAGTGAAGTAAAgtaaagaggaaacaaaaatgTATACGAAGAAAAACTTACGCCGCTGGCGATGATGACGCCGGTGACGACTGGGACGAGCGCGAGGTAGGTGAGGAAAGACTCGCGCTTGACGGTCATGAGGTATGCGAAGACGGCGGTGAAGAAGGGGGTGGTGGCGCCGACGGCTTGGTTGAAGGAGACGGGGAGGTATCGGAGGGAGATGTTGCCGGAGACGACGGAGGCACAGAAGACGAGGCTGAGGGCGGCGATCTTGGCGAGCTGGAAGCGGGAGCGGGGGAGCTGCATGGGGACGATGCGGAGCCATGCGATGGCGGCGTATGAGAGGAGGGAGCAGGCGGCCATGTGGCACATGGTGAGGAAGATGGGGTACTTGAAGCCGTAGTTGCTGAGCAGGTACTTGTTGAGCAGCAGCACCCCGATGTTGGAGGAGTACCACGCCGTGACCAGGCCCACCGTGAAGAGGCGGCCCTTCCCGACGCCGGCATCCTTGGCCgacatctcctcctcctcctcctcctcctgtggTGCTTGTTGGGCGGATCTGGCTGGTGGGAATTGTATGTAGTGTTgttgggaggagaggagggagggaatGACTAGGACGTATGGATGGACAAGAAGAAAGacgagggaggaggaggaggaggaagaagagatgcAGCCAGGGGAGGAGGACcaaggtggaggagagagaaagcaaAGTTCCCCTGCCCCtgctttattatttattttcttttattttattcttgGACGTCCGATCCCTCCATTTCCTGATCAAGGAATTTCAGGAAATGTGCAAATTAAATTCAACCAAAACATTCATTGGGCAGTATAATCTATAACATCAGCATCAACCAATCAGCACAAGCAATTTCAGACAGACACATGATAAGACACCATTAAACCATATAATAACCCTTGCAGTTAGTTGCATGAGTAAGACGATGACGATTGAACTCTCCAGCAACTTAACTGTATCAGTGCCCTCACACCAAAAGCACTAGGTGCGTTTAGTTGGAGGACGAAGTTAGATAGGATGAATTTATTTCTGTTTTTAGGGATGGGATTGtctaattttctgtttgtttagatggatgggatgaaccagttttctgtttagttgatgagattagagtggatatgatgagttagttttctgtttggttggatagattagATAAGTTGAGTtgatgtatttttataaattaatacatcacatgagaagaacaCTAGtaaatttttttctgatttttaggaatttatttgtggcgttaaaaattgctagaagttataaaaatagatttttttagagaattttaattaaatattgactcatgttttttatcaaatcaattaaaatgaaTTGTTAATGAGAtctaatttactcataaaaatatttagaattttagaCTACTCTTATCCTCttaaataaaatcgagagttacaaATTAACCACACGTACGATCCATCACGTACAAGCACGGCTGCATGGACGAGGCAATCTGGATGGTGTCATCCGACTCATTTTTCGGGATGAACTCGTCCAGGATTTGAAGCAAAAATGGATGATCCTATCCACCTTCGTCCGTGAACCAAACACCGGGCGAGCACAAAAAGTTGAACGGGACCGCCTCATCCGACGCTTATCCGTTGAACCAAACACTAAAGCATCCATCCCTTGCCCCCAACAGCGAATCAAAGATCAACATCTATTAAACAAACAATCAACCCTCCATGCCTACTTTCACAAATTGCAACATACCATATATTGCCCACCTTCTAAAAGAAACTTGGGCTAACCCAAGACAGAAAGAATCAGAACATGTGAACCTTCGCCATTCTCATTTATCCACGAATGACTTCTTTAGCCTCCAAGTTTGCTCCATTCTACTTTTGGTGCTTCCACGCTGGCTGTCATGGTAATCCTGGATCAAACAACAgcttcaaagttcaaacaaaACCTTCACAAGTACAATTGAGCAGCTTTGCATTTCTAAGCAACCACTGACTCCTGTAAACATTATGTTCTTTTTCCTGGGTTTCTTGACAAAGAAAATGGATTTACCATACACTGTTCACAAGGGgagaaaacaacaaaacatcAGTTGCATTCTCTGAAACTTCTAACTCAATGGTGTTTCTTGTACGGTTTATTGTCATGAAATTCAAGACACGAATAAAATTAGAGGCGACTTATTGTTCATGCAAAATCTTCCATGGCACCAAGAGATTATAGAAGGAACCCAGGGAAGAATATGGACCGGAATGAATTCTGGAGTTACAACAAAGGATCAACAGGATCTCTTCACCGCATAACTAAATAATTGGATCTCTTCCTGAACTAAGCACTAGCCATCAAGGGAGGCGTTTATTACTCACAAGAATGTAGTTTGAAGCAGGCACTTGACAGTTCAAGCTTCACTCACATCTGTAGGATATCTTCCAAGAACTCTTAGGAAGGTGGCAAATTCCTGGAAACAAAGTGAACTGAGTCACTGCTTACCTACCACGTGACCATTGTAACCAAGAATGGCATACCTTCAAGTTTCCAAATGCATTTTGAGCATTTGGATCAGCCATTGATGCCTCAAGATCTACATAGAAGTGGTAGTCGAAGTGCCTGTCTCAACAGTGTGCAAAATGATGATATGAGGGGGAATATCTATACAAGCAGTTcacaaaaaatatcatattttgtATTGTCAAAGAAACCCAAAGGAGTAAATTAGTTCCTACTTCAGTGGTGCAGAACAGTTGTCATCAGCTACACGTAATGGCCTTTCCTAGTGAGGGCGGCTTTTCATCTGCACAACACATCGAGGAAAATTGCAAAACCGATCAGTTTGCTTTGGAAAGAAACTAGAAAATTTGGCGCCCCCCATGTGCCCTCCTGTGGTAACTGTCTTACAAGCGGTATTTATCCTGAGGCTATGCAAAACATTACTCTGCGGTGGCTCATATAATGTATGTTGGAATCGAAAGTTCCAGATAAGGTGGACCTTCTCTTATGAGAATGTCGAAGGGTTCTTGGGGAGACACGTATTTGGGAGAAATTATTTCAATTCACCCCTCTGATACAATAtgactctatttatagcccgtattCAACCACTCCACGCGGGGTTTACAGTTTCTAccccccttacctgctacattcttagAATATTCGGgagcattatggtacaatcaagcatatttacataattacaactctgccctGGACAGTTAAAGTGGGTCTCGCTATCCAGTCATGGTCCTTGGTCCCTAGAAATCCGCTGAAGCCTTCTCCACTTCGGCGCCACGAGCCGGTCTTCGGCTCCGGGTCGAAGACACACTACTACCTTCGCCCGTTCCAGTCAACAAAACTGCCAGTGGAACCTTTGGCTTCCGGCCGAAGGCTCACCACCGCCTTCGCCGACGCGGGAAGTCGGGACTGCGGGCACACCTATAGCCTTCGAGCGAGAGTACTTCGCGATCTTCGCCTGCACTCCCTGAAACAAACCTGCAGTGACAAGAGTGCGAAGCCCCCGACAGACTTCGAGCTATCCTAAGAAGGTGgagggcgggagatcatccccaacaatgTAGTTCCAGTGACAAACAGATGAATTGCATGTGTGCACCTTGTCTGAGATCCTCAGACAAAATGAACATCAGGTTAAATCCTCACAAATTTTTTCACAGCATGGTTATGTATATATACAGATGGACTTAACCAATAGCAATTATTTTGAAAATGCATACTATAGAAATCCATTTGTTTCATATTTGTGTACAAGCTTTCCCCTGCCAAAGCATAGAATTGTAGAATGTTCAATGCGATAGCAGTTTGATACAACTAAGGTTGTTACTCAggtaataaaagaaaataatgcTCAATGCAAAGGTAACATAAGAAGCACAATACAAGGTATAGTGTATACCTTTGCATCTGGATGAACACCGGCATCTAAGAGAGTACTCAAAATAGGTAGATGATTTCTGCATGTTGCAAGGTGGAGCCTTTAATAAAAGAGGTGAATGTGAATTGAAAAAATAGCTAGAAACTAAAAAGAAGCTGTAGAACAGCATAAACTATGACAAAAAAGATGATTTGCTCATCAACTATTTCATTGGTTGTTGCTAGTATTGCTCTGTCTTTTAGATAACCCGATTGTAAATATTTTGATTGGAATTCAGGATATATTGTGTATACTAATGCTTCGATTTTAGAACCAGAAGTGCGTATCAATAATTCTTCTAGTATATATATCCATGTGTTGTTTGTGTAATCATTATTGCATGATGGTGTTAAAGTTCCATTCCCTAAGCTTAAAACCAAGTTGCTGAAAGATTCTATATCTTTATAGTTTTGACTATTGGGATTTATTTTTTGCAACCGCATATTTTCTATGAGGTAAATAATTTGCACATGTTTCCAAAGATATGACTTTATAATAGAAGCATTTATGATCTGAGATGTAGACCCGTTTTCAATTACCGGtagtcactactatagaaaaccccttcactgccggttttggagccagcagtgggcaacgggcagtgatagtcctcgactatcactcCTGGCTCGCTAGAtcagcagtgaagggggttattctctggcatcactgccgactgtATCCTTCGGTCAGCAGTgatttatcactgccggccgaaGGTTTGAGCTGATAATattttccctctcc from Phragmites australis chromosome 14, lpPhrAust1.1, whole genome shotgun sequence includes these protein-coding regions:
- the LOC133891248 gene encoding PWWP domain-containing protein 5-like, which codes for MSGHIDLNNAAADPQTKRGRGRPRKNPPPPPSHPRPPDPNAPRVGGFAPGDMVWGKKLTHAAWPGLVYSAGGNGTGHEGQLLVSYFGDKAFAWCDAAELRPYEPYFPVAELYDDGGEDFDAALEASLDEFSRRVEDALATDHSMAQRPFLPTDFIALLRDLAADRMGFTNRVQAAVAKAHVRAFDKFRALPDPPQYTLELGLLNDAPDIMPKPKARDASFNCNSASTPSRRGRKRKEEVIKDDSDEDWDPRKKGGTDSDSDVDFDRRMGSRGRGSGALRGRPRGRPRKTDARMDAQLKDEEMDEKMEYPSAAQMLLQLSSLAADPVYGNYDSVPVIVSFFSKYKDSEAPSVYEDKELLEIFGTKKGRKKSIGTLCTATKAEAYDDNEQLVTADGQRGRRKSAGSLYSARKAEDSYWCNIIISDFDDGDSDYEGHKRKRASQNRSGNKKMKQEEPPQGGASTDPPSDEKPADGPAALILHFSSPEAIPSVDDINSIFRIHGPIMECETEITKKSKIAKVVFSKRADAERAFNSSGRYNAFGPSLLNYEIKYLPSAP
- the LOC133891478 gene encoding probable sugar phosphate/phosphate translocator At3g11320, with protein sequence MSAKDAGVGKGRLFTVGLVTAWYSSNIGVLLLNKYLLSNYGFKYPIFLTMCHMAACSLLSYAAIAWLRIVPMQLPRSRFQLAKIAALSLVFCASVVSGNISLRYLPVSFNQAVGATTPFFTAVFAYLMTVKRESFLTYLALVPVVTGVIIASGGEPSFHLFGFVMCVGATAARALKTVLQGILMSSDGEKINSMNLLMYMAPIAVILLVPATIFMEDNVVAVTMELAKKDFNIIWYLLFNSSLAYFVNLTNFLVTKHTSALTLQVLGNAKGAVAVVISILIFRNPVSVTGMLGYTLTVIGVILYSEAKKRTKQ